Proteins encoded together in one Thermococcus bergensis window:
- a CDS encoding CBS domain-containing protein yields MLQRKEELSHNIRYISKVPVKLVMDREFLTVHPEDPLTVLIDKFTSEETSAVVVGEDGRLLGFITMKDLLHFFTTPRRYSVVGLGLLKKYTLTRASRVEDIMVRKPITIHVDDNLGHAIKLMTETGKHHLPVIDDNKKVHGLLEVKDIVRLIRIVAL; encoded by the coding sequence ATGCTTCAAAGAAAAGAAGAGCTAAGCCACAACATCAGGTACATCTCTAAAGTCCCGGTCAAGCTTGTTATGGACAGGGAATTTTTGACAGTACATCCCGAGGACCCCCTAACAGTCCTAATTGACAAATTCACAAGCGAAGAGACTTCTGCCGTAGTTGTGGGCGAAGATGGGAGGCTCCTCGGGTTCATAACGATGAAAGACCTTCTGCACTTTTTTACAACACCGAGAAGATATTCAGTCGTTGGCTTAGGCTTACTGAAAAAATACACTTTAACCCGCGCCTCCAGAGTAGAGGACATAATGGTGAGGAAGCCCATAACCATTCATGTAGATGACAACCTCGGGCATGCTATTAAACTCATGACGGAGACCGGGAAGCACCATCTGCCCGTAATAGATGATAACAAAAAGGTTCATGGCTTACTGGAAGTTAAAGACATAGTACGGCTTATTAGGATTGTCGCGCTTTAA
- a CDS encoding cation:proton antiporter, whose amino-acid sequence MDVFLELAVILIVAKVFGYLATKIKMPGALGQLIGGILIGPSILNIVSYSEGVHLISEMGVILLLFLAGLETDVEEFKSVGVPAFLIASGGVVVPFMMGYYISKWFGYGRTEALFLGSVLTATSVGLTASILMEMKKLRTKEGTAILAGAVVDDVLGIIVLTALIAMHRKGHVYIEDLGILIGEIAVFFIVSWLVGKPVVKEVLLLSERIDLPETLTAFALAVTLIFAYIAEQFKIAGITGAYLAGVLIAQTDEAKRITDRMITISYSLFVPVFLVGIGIKTDVEILLHTGMFAILYSIIAIIGKIAGCGVGALIARFKPKEALRVGVGMIPRMEVALIMANVALTEGIFDKGIFSIPVTMVILTTFVTPPLLKWVFSRD is encoded by the coding sequence ATGGACGTGTTCCTCGAACTTGCAGTTATCCTAATAGTTGCCAAAGTGTTTGGATATCTAGCAACAAAAATAAAAATGCCCGGGGCTCTCGGTCAGCTTATTGGGGGAATACTTATTGGTCCCTCCATTCTCAACATAGTAAGTTATTCCGAAGGAGTTCATTTAATAAGTGAGATGGGAGTGATTTTGTTACTCTTTCTTGCCGGTCTCGAAACGGATGTTGAAGAATTCAAGAGCGTTGGAGTGCCCGCTTTTCTTATTGCCAGTGGTGGAGTTGTAGTTCCTTTCATGATGGGCTATTACATATCAAAATGGTTTGGATATGGGAGAACCGAAGCTCTGTTTCTGGGAAGTGTTTTAACAGCCACAAGCGTTGGGTTAACTGCTAGTATATTGATGGAGATGAAAAAGCTCCGCACGAAGGAAGGAACCGCTATTTTAGCTGGTGCTGTCGTTGATGATGTCCTTGGAATTATAGTACTCACAGCCCTGATTGCCATGCACAGAAAGGGACATGTCTACATAGAAGACTTGGGAATTTTAATTGGTGAAATAGCAGTGTTCTTTATAGTGAGCTGGCTTGTTGGAAAACCTGTTGTCAAAGAGGTTCTGCTACTTTCAGAAAGGATCGATTTGCCGGAAACCTTAACAGCATTTGCCCTCGCGGTAACCCTCATTTTTGCATACATAGCCGAGCAGTTTAAGATAGCAGGGATAACCGGGGCGTATTTAGCGGGAGTATTGATAGCACAAACAGACGAAGCAAAGAGAATAACTGACAGAATGATAACTATCTCTTATTCCCTCTTCGTTCCTGTTTTTCTTGTGGGGATTGGAATAAAGACTGACGTAGAGATTCTCCTCCATACAGGGATGTTTGCAATTCTGTATTCAATAATAGCAATAATAGGAAAGATTGCGGGATGCGGAGTTGGTGCATTAATAGCTAGATTTAAACCTAAAGAAGCCCTCAGGGTTGGTGTTGGGATGATTCCCAGAATGGAAGTTGCGCTGATTATGGCGAACGTTGCCCTTACCGAGGGTATTTTTGACAAAGGGATATTCTCAATTCCCGTTACAATGGTAATCCTGACAACGTTTGTAACTCCCCCACTCTTGAAGTGGGTATTCTCGAGGGACTAG
- a CDS encoding cation:proton antiporter, with product METLLMLALMLATAKLLGWVFERLGQPIVLGQILGGLIIGIFAESTEIVREFSNLGVLLLLFLAGIESDLQEFRRVGRPSILVAGIGVLFAFILGFLIAYPFAGFQEALLYGALITPTSVSITVRVLMELRRLRTREGTTILAAAVVDDVLGILILTMVISLLREGSIDYRTIMEIIVEVSGFLAIFLYLGPIFAEKAFKRISRIDLPESTTAFAIVFLILFAYMAEHLNLASILGAYMVGLTIGQTSYKKQVEDHVSILGYSLFIPIFFVEVGMRIELTYVFHASIFAILYTAIAVVSKIIGCGLGAYLAGFDIKTSLRIGIGMIPRLGVELAMLTIALSSGVIGSEALTIAIFMVFVTTMLTPPLLKLAYKH from the coding sequence ATGGAAACGCTCCTCATGCTGGCATTGATGCTGGCTACAGCAAAGCTCCTTGGGTGGGTATTTGAAAGACTAGGCCAGCCCATTGTTCTCGGCCAGATTCTTGGAGGCTTGATTATAGGAATTTTTGCAGAGAGTACTGAGATAGTCAGGGAGTTTTCAAACCTTGGAGTTCTGTTACTTCTATTCCTCGCGGGAATAGAAAGCGATCTGCAGGAGTTTAGAAGGGTTGGAAGACCGAGTATCCTCGTTGCTGGAATTGGGGTGCTCTTTGCGTTTATATTGGGATTCCTAATAGCATACCCATTTGCTGGATTTCAAGAAGCTTTGCTCTACGGTGCATTGATAACTCCAACAAGCGTCAGCATAACCGTAAGGGTTCTAATGGAACTTAGAAGGCTCAGAACAAGAGAAGGCACAACTATTCTGGCAGCCGCGGTTGTTGATGATGTCCTTGGGATTCTCATTCTCACAATGGTCATTTCACTTTTGCGTGAAGGCAGTATAGACTACAGAACTATTATGGAGATTATTGTAGAAGTAAGCGGTTTTCTGGCGATATTCCTTTACCTCGGCCCCATATTTGCGGAAAAGGCTTTTAAGAGAATTTCACGTATAGATTTGCCCGAATCAACGACTGCATTTGCAATTGTGTTTTTGATACTCTTTGCCTATATGGCCGAACACCTAAATCTGGCGTCCATCTTAGGGGCGTATATGGTAGGTCTCACTATAGGGCAGACAAGCTACAAAAAACAGGTTGAAGACCATGTAAGTATTTTGGGTTATTCTTTGTTCATACCCATCTTTTTTGTTGAGGTCGGCATGAGAATCGAACTGACCTATGTATTTCACGCAAGCATCTTTGCAATTCTCTATACTGCTATCGCGGTAGTAAGTAAAATAATTGGATGTGGCCTTGGAGCATATTTAGCGGGCTTTGACATCAAAACCTCTTTGCGAATAGGTATCGGAATGATTCCAAGGCTTGGGGTGGAGCTTGCCATGCTAACCATAGCACTTTCAAGTGGAGTTATTGGTTCAGAGGCACTGACTATAGCAATCTTCATGGTATTTGTAACAACTATGTTAACACCTCCTTTGCTTAAATTGGCATATAAGCACTGA
- the lrpA gene encoding HTH-type transcriptional regulator LrpA, which produces MLDEKDRVIIEMLTKDARTPFTEIAKVLGISETAVRKRVRALEEKGIIQQYTIKVNPQKLGYNLISLTGVDTKPEKLFEVASKLKEFEFVKELYLSSGDHMIMAEIWAKDGEDLADIMSNKIGKIDGVTKVCPAIILERLK; this is translated from the coding sequence ATGTTAGACGAAAAAGATAGGGTTATAATTGAGATGCTGACAAAGGATGCGAGGACACCTTTCACGGAAATAGCCAAGGTGTTGGGTATAAGTGAGACAGCTGTAAGAAAGCGGGTTAGGGCTCTTGAAGAGAAGGGTATAATCCAGCAGTATACAATCAAAGTAAACCCCCAAAAGCTTGGATATAATTTGATAAGCCTGACTGGAGTTGACACAAAGCCAGAAAAGCTGTTTGAGGTTGCCAGCAAATTGAAAGAATTCGAGTTTGTTAAGGAGCTTTATCTTTCAAGTGGCGATCACATGATAATGGCGGAAATATGGGCAAAAGACGGGGAGGATCTCGCGGATATAATGTCAAACAAAATCGGAAAAATTGACGGTGTTACAAAGGTTTGTCCTGCTATAATTCTAGAGCGCTTAAAGTAA
- the rlmD gene encoding 23S rRNA (uracil(1939)-C(5))-methyltransferase RlmD has translation MRAKIERLSEEGFGEVKVGKKNILVPFTSPGDVVEIKGWHREKKKLVAHDYEIVELSPNRVEPVCPHFGQCGGCLLQHVPYEEQIQFKEEKLARLLKVEVEVLPSPKIYGHRNRIDVATTTNGIGFRRRGSWWDVVEIEECKVFGGKSRTALSALREFVEDFGIQLWDLKKSEGFLRYIVLREGKFTGDLMVNLVTSSGELPEEISQYFDFADSLYWSINDSKSDVSYGEPKKNWGNEFIREKLDDVVYLIHPNSFFQTNSYQAVNLLKNAAEFVEGEKVLDLYSGVGTFGIYLAKRGFKVEGVEINPFAVGMAKKNAEINNVEAEFRVGADKDVENLGIYDTVIVDPPRAGLHPKLIRKILKDSPENLVYVSCNPKTFAENVEKLKERYSLESIIGLDMFPHTPHVELIAKLSLKGEL, from the coding sequence ATGAGAGCGAAGATAGAAAGGCTAAGTGAGGAAGGATTTGGGGAAGTAAAGGTCGGGAAAAAGAATATACTTGTCCCATTCACTTCTCCAGGTGATGTTGTTGAAATTAAAGGATGGCACAGGGAGAAGAAAAAGCTCGTTGCCCATGACTACGAGATAGTTGAACTTTCTCCAAATAGGGTAGAGCCGGTTTGCCCACATTTCGGGCAATGCGGGGGTTGTTTGCTCCAACACGTCCCCTATGAGGAACAGATCCAGTTTAAAGAAGAGAAACTTGCCCGTCTTCTCAAGGTTGAGGTTGAAGTGCTTCCCTCTCCAAAAATCTACGGGCATAGAAACAGAATTGACGTTGCAACGACGACGAATGGAATAGGGTTTAGAAGGAGGGGGAGCTGGTGGGATGTTGTTGAAATTGAGGAATGCAAAGTGTTTGGGGGAAAGAGCAGGACTGCCCTGAGTGCTCTGAGGGAGTTTGTGGAGGATTTTGGAATTCAGCTTTGGGATTTGAAAAAGAGTGAGGGATTTTTAAGATATATTGTGCTCAGGGAGGGAAAATTTACAGGAGACCTAATGGTGAACTTGGTAACTTCTTCTGGAGAGTTGCCCGAAGAAATAAGTCAGTATTTTGATTTTGCTGATTCCCTTTACTGGAGTATTAACGATAGTAAGAGTGATGTGTCCTACGGAGAGCCCAAGAAAAATTGGGGAAATGAGTTCATCAGAGAAAAGCTTGACGATGTTGTTTACCTGATTCACCCGAACTCATTTTTCCAGACAAACTCATATCAAGCTGTCAACCTTCTAAAAAATGCAGCTGAATTCGTTGAGGGTGAAAAAGTTCTCGACCTATATTCTGGTGTGGGGACCTTTGGAATATACCTTGCCAAGAGGGGGTTCAAAGTAGAGGGCGTTGAGATAAACCCCTTCGCAGTTGGTATGGCAAAGAAAAATGCTGAAATAAACAATGTTGAGGCTGAATTTAGAGTTGGTGCAGATAAAGATGTTGAAAACCTTGGCATTTACGACACCGTTATAGTAGATCCTCCGAGGGCAGGTTTGCATCCAAAGCTCATAAGAAAGATTTTGAAGGATTCACCAGAGAATCTGGTCTACGTCTCCTGCAACCCAAAAACTTTTGCTGAGAACGTAGAAAAGCTTAAAGAGAGGTATTCTCTGGAGAGCATAATTGGACTCGACATGTTTCCCCATACTCCACATGTTGAGCTCATAGCAAAACTAAGTTTGAAGGGAGAACTTTAG
- the pyrE gene encoding orotate phosphoribosyltransferase produces the protein MEMLKEKGQLIEMIFKEKAIEFGHFILSSGKESNYYINIKKLITNPKALKLIASLMKSKAEELGIEYAKIAGPELGAVPIAVSLALETEKPLLIVRKEKKSYGTGRQIEGVVESGDRVLLVEDVTTTGNSVLRAAKVLEKEGAEVIAIMVVVDREEGAKEALLKEGYQLIPLVTVGELLKYKEKQGRD, from the coding sequence ATGGAGATGTTAAAGGAAAAAGGCCAACTAATTGAGATGATATTCAAAGAGAAAGCCATAGAGTTCGGCCACTTCATTCTGAGCTCTGGAAAAGAAAGTAACTATTACATAAACATCAAAAAGCTGATAACCAACCCAAAAGCTTTGAAGCTTATTGCTTCCCTTATGAAGTCTAAGGCGGAAGAGCTGGGCATTGAGTATGCCAAAATAGCCGGGCCGGAACTTGGAGCTGTCCCTATAGCCGTTTCGTTGGCATTGGAGACAGAAAAGCCCCTCTTAATAGTGCGTAAAGAGAAAAAAAGCTACGGGACAGGGAGGCAGATTGAGGGGGTAGTGGAATCTGGAGACAGGGTTCTCTTAGTTGAAGACGTTACAACGACGGGAAATAGCGTTTTAAGAGCTGCAAAAGTCTTAGAGAAAGAAGGGGCTGAAGTGATTGCAATTATGGTGGTGGTCGATAGGGAGGAAGGTGCAAAGGAAGCCCTATTAAAAGAAGGTTACCAGCTGATACCTCTTGTGACAGTAGGAGAGCTGCTCAAATATAAAGAAAAGCAGGGAAGGGATTAA
- the pyrB gene encoding aspartate carbamoyltransferase encodes MRFQDVISIDDFRKEDIDYVLKVAERLEEELKREGTLKYAKGKILATLFFEPSTRTRLSFESAMHRLGGAVIGFAEASSTSVKKGESLIDTIRTVENYADVIVIRHPREGAARLAAEVAEVPVINAGDGANQHPTQTLLDLYTIKREFGKIDGLNIALLGDLKYGRTVHSLAKALSYYNVRLYFVAPKGLEMPRHIVEEISNKVEIVETSDLGAVIPEVDVLYATRIQKERFPDPEEYNKIKGSYRVDLKVLEMAKDTLKVMHPLPRVDEISYEVDNTKHSAYFRQVWSGVPVRMALLGIVLGVVE; translated from the coding sequence ATGCGGTTTCAAGATGTGATTAGCATAGATGATTTTAGAAAAGAAGACATAGACTATGTTTTGAAGGTTGCAGAAAGACTCGAAGAGGAGCTCAAGAGAGAAGGAACCCTTAAATACGCAAAGGGAAAAATTCTGGCAACTCTTTTCTTTGAGCCGTCAACAAGGACAAGGCTGAGCTTTGAAAGCGCAATGCACAGACTTGGCGGAGCAGTTATAGGGTTTGCTGAGGCATCAAGCACAAGCGTCAAAAAGGGAGAAAGTCTAATTGACACAATAAGGACCGTAGAAAACTATGCAGACGTAATAGTCATAAGGCATCCGCGAGAAGGGGCAGCAAGGTTGGCCGCTGAGGTTGCGGAAGTGCCGGTGATAAACGCCGGAGATGGGGCAAATCAGCACCCCACGCAAACCCTGCTTGACCTCTACACAATCAAAAGAGAATTCGGAAAAATAGACGGGCTCAACATTGCTCTTCTTGGAGATCTCAAGTATGGAAGAACCGTGCATAGCCTGGCAAAAGCTCTCTCCTACTACAACGTCAGGCTTTACTTTGTAGCGCCTAAGGGCTTGGAGATGCCAAGGCACATAGTTGAAGAAATATCAAACAAAGTTGAAATAGTGGAAACCAGCGATCTGGGGGCTGTAATCCCTGAAGTTGATGTGCTATACGCAACGAGAATTCAGAAAGAGAGGTTCCCAGATCCAGAGGAGTACAACAAAATAAAGGGCTCGTACAGAGTAGATTTGAAAGTTCTTGAGATGGCCAAAGATACGCTAAAGGTAATGCACCCATTGCCGAGGGTTGACGAGATATCCTATGAAGTGGACAACACAAAGCATTCCGCGTACTTCAGGCAGGTATGGAGCGGGGTTCCGGTGAGAATGGCTCTTCTCGGCATCGTCCTGGGGGTGGTAGAATGA
- the pyrI gene encoding aspartate carbamoyltransferase regulatory subunit: MKELKVSAINKGTVIDHIPAGRGLKVLEILNLPEDSTILVAINVRSEKLGKKDIIKVEGKILSEEEVNKIALIAPSATVNIIDNWEVVEKRNVEVPDEIVGIINCANPNCITHYEEVKPKFKVISKRPLKLKCYYCERTMEEDTVLKNLL, from the coding sequence ATGAAGGAGCTGAAGGTCTCAGCGATCAACAAAGGGACCGTTATAGACCATATTCCGGCCGGCAGAGGTCTGAAGGTTCTTGAAATCCTAAACTTGCCAGAAGACAGCACAATACTCGTAGCAATAAACGTGAGAAGCGAAAAACTTGGGAAGAAAGACATCATAAAAGTTGAAGGAAAAATACTGAGCGAGGAAGAGGTTAACAAAATAGCCCTCATAGCCCCGAGTGCCACCGTGAACATAATAGATAACTGGGAAGTCGTAGAGAAGAGAAATGTTGAAGTGCCGGATGAGATAGTTGGAATAATCAACTGTGCAAACCCCAACTGCATAACACACTACGAAGAGGTAAAGCCAAAGTTCAAAGTAATCTCAAAGAGGCCGCTCAAGCTGAAATGCTACTACTGTGAGAGGACAATGGAAGAGGACACTGTGCTTAAAAATCTGCTGTGA
- a CDS encoding dihydroorotase has translation MIIKGEILSKSFKGKGYIVVKDGLIRSVQREKPGEVDIDAEDKLIIPGLIDMHAHFREPGYEHRETIESGSRAAVHGGVTTVALMPNTNPSMDSVEVIEYVKEKAKKIGLIDTLPVGAITKGRNGRELTDFEKLAEHVVGFSDDGTTPQSFKVFLNAAKRAKKVNRPILDHAEITELSGGSMREGKFSRLYSISGIPDIAESIAVARDVEVARYTGAHIHIQHLSTKASVEIVREGKRQGIPVTAEVTHHHLLFKDEDLKDRSPFKKVNPPLPREEDQEELIRGLLDGTIDIIVTDHAPYSPEEKSVDIEKAPFGISGIETLLSSLLLIAEKHEISFEILLEKVTYSPANLFNIPLKGDIREGYMADLVILEPDKEWRVTEKSLFSKGKNTPFLRRKLPGVVEMTIKEGKIVYRRDNV, from the coding sequence ATGATTATCAAAGGAGAAATACTCTCAAAGAGCTTCAAGGGAAAAGGCTACATAGTAGTCAAGGACGGGCTAATCAGAAGCGTTCAGCGGGAGAAACCGGGAGAGGTAGACATCGATGCAGAAGACAAACTTATTATCCCCGGACTAATAGACATGCACGCACATTTTCGAGAGCCGGGATATGAGCACAGAGAAACAATAGAGAGCGGGTCAAGAGCGGCAGTTCACGGAGGTGTTACTACTGTTGCCCTCATGCCAAACACAAATCCTTCCATGGACAGTGTTGAAGTAATAGAATACGTAAAAGAAAAGGCGAAGAAAATAGGACTCATTGATACACTTCCCGTAGGGGCAATCACAAAAGGCAGAAATGGAAGAGAGCTCACGGACTTTGAGAAACTTGCCGAACATGTTGTGGGCTTTAGCGACGATGGGACAACACCTCAAAGCTTTAAGGTATTCTTGAACGCTGCAAAACGTGCAAAAAAAGTAAACCGGCCAATTTTAGACCACGCGGAGATAACAGAGCTCTCAGGAGGCAGCATGAGAGAGGGGAAATTTTCAAGGCTTTACAGCATAAGCGGGATTCCTGACATAGCAGAATCAATCGCCGTTGCGAGAGATGTAGAGGTAGCGAGGTACACAGGGGCTCATATCCACATACAGCACCTCTCGACAAAAGCTTCCGTAGAGATAGTCAGAGAAGGAAAGAGACAGGGGATTCCAGTGACTGCTGAAGTTACCCACCACCATCTCCTTTTTAAGGACGAAGACCTGAAAGACCGCTCCCCGTTCAAAAAAGTCAACCCACCCCTGCCAAGAGAAGAGGATCAGGAAGAACTTATAAGAGGGCTCCTTGATGGTACAATCGATATAATAGTCACCGATCACGCTCCTTATTCTCCTGAAGAAAAGAGCGTGGACATTGAAAAAGCTCCCTTCGGAATAAGCGGCATTGAGACCCTGCTCTCGTCTTTGTTGCTGATAGCAGAAAAACATGAAATAAGCTTTGAGATCCTTCTGGAAAAAGTCACCTACAGCCCTGCAAATCTCTTTAACATCCCCCTAAAAGGAGATATAAGAGAAGGCTACATGGCGGACTTAGTTATCCTAGAGCCGGACAAAGAGTGGAGAGTCACAGAAAAAAGCTTGTTCTCAAAAGGTAAGAATACTCCATTCCTCAGGAGAAAGCTCCCGGGAGTAGTTGAGATGACAATTAAGGAAGGCAAAATCGTCTATCGGAGGGATAACGTTTGA
- a CDS encoding iron-sulfur cluster-binding protein, giving the protein MIEAELIEKRTAKDYGLFKFKLKEKLKDPDAGQFVMLKSPDEPILAKPFSIYSYKNRKLTLFIKRVGRLTGKIFSSPIGEVFYVRGPYGIPYIKKIDRDKKYILIGGGSGVAPLNFFSELYPELVYKKLYGFKGRYIRELFEEQSSLVIEEESGKTVVDVLREVYSEGLGVLACGPIPMLKTLPPGSYVSLESVMGCGIGTCKSCAVKTKEGIKMVCKDGPLFRKEEIQWEWI; this is encoded by the coding sequence TTGATTGAAGCTGAGCTTATAGAAAAGAGAACAGCAAAAGATTATGGGCTCTTTAAGTTTAAGCTGAAAGAGAAGCTAAAAGACCCAGATGCCGGGCAGTTTGTAATGCTGAAATCCCCCGATGAGCCAATCCTTGCAAAACCTTTCTCTATATACTCCTACAAAAACAGAAAACTCACACTGTTCATAAAGCGCGTTGGACGGCTGACTGGAAAGATATTCTCCAGCCCCATAGGGGAGGTATTTTACGTAAGGGGGCCCTATGGGATACCTTACATCAAGAAAATCGATAGAGACAAAAAGTACATCCTGATTGGGGGCGGAAGTGGGGTAGCCCCTCTAAACTTCTTTTCAGAGCTTTATCCAGAGCTCGTTTATAAAAAGCTCTACGGGTTCAAGGGAAGATACATAAGGGAGCTCTTTGAAGAGCAGTCATCCCTTGTAATAGAAGAAGAAAGTGGAAAAACCGTCGTTGATGTGCTGAGGGAAGTTTATTCAGAAGGGTTAGGAGTCCTGGCCTGTGGCCCAATCCCTATGCTGAAGACCCTCCCGCCCGGTTCGTACGTCTCCCTTGAGAGCGTAATGGGGTGTGGAATCGGAACATGCAAAAGCTGCGCCGTAAAAACAAAAGAGGGCATTAAGATGGTATGCAAGGACGGGCCACTCTTTAGAAAGGAGGAGATACAATGGGAGTGGATTTGA
- a CDS encoding dihydroorotate dehydrogenase: MGVDLSVEVLGLKFKNPLVLASGPAGFGFELQQYLDISKVGAITLKTVTLNPREGNAPPRLVDTHGGIINSIGLQNPGIEEFVNIIAPKLKEIRTIKIGSIAGFTIEEWKILGEKMDKIKDIKAIELDLSCPNVEGKKIWAKDEELTQEAIKAARESTDKPIIAKLAPDVTDIVKVAKKAVNAGADALSLGNTIEAMRINIETGLPVLKLKTGGLSGPSIKPITLARLFRVAEALEIPIIGIGGVMNWQDALEYAMAGASLVGIGTAIMVNPQAPLEILQGIESFLRQKGVEKFEDIIGIAHRGGF, translated from the coding sequence ATGGGAGTGGATTTGAGCGTCGAGGTACTAGGGTTAAAGTTCAAAAATCCACTTGTGCTTGCTTCTGGGCCGGCAGGGTTTGGCTTTGAGCTCCAGCAGTATTTGGATATCTCGAAAGTAGGTGCAATAACACTGAAGACTGTCACTCTCAACCCAAGAGAGGGAAACGCCCCTCCAAGGCTTGTCGATACCCACGGCGGGATAATAAATTCCATAGGCCTGCAAAATCCCGGCATCGAGGAGTTTGTAAACATCATCGCTCCCAAACTTAAGGAGATTAGAACAATAAAAATCGGAAGCATCGCCGGGTTCACCATAGAGGAATGGAAAATCCTGGGAGAGAAAATGGACAAAATTAAGGATATCAAGGCCATCGAGCTGGACCTCTCATGCCCCAACGTGGAAGGAAAGAAAATCTGGGCCAAAGATGAGGAACTTACTCAGGAAGCGATAAAGGCCGCAAGAGAATCGACGGATAAGCCAATAATAGCCAAGCTAGCCCCCGACGTTACGGATATAGTGAAGGTAGCAAAGAAAGCAGTAAATGCTGGTGCCGATGCTCTGAGCCTCGGGAACACCATAGAAGCTATGAGGATAAACATTGAAACCGGACTACCTGTCCTCAAACTCAAAACTGGTGGCTTAAGCGGTCCTTCGATAAAGCCTATTACTCTTGCGAGACTCTTCAGAGTGGCTGAAGCCTTAGAGATTCCGATCATAGGGATCGGTGGAGTCATGAACTGGCAGGACGCTTTGGAATATGCAATGGCCGGCGCATCTCTTGTAGGAATAGGGACGGCCATTATGGTAAATCCCCAAGCCCCACTTGAAATTTTGCAGGGCATTGAAAGCTTTCTGAGGCAAAAAGGAGTTGAGAAGTTTGAAGACATCATCGGAATAGCCCACAGGGGTGGATTCTGA
- the pyrF gene encoding orotidine-5'-phosphate decarboxylase — protein MFIKKYRKARDKNSSILVVGLDSDPGKIKGSKSVVEFNEHIIKETADLVCGYKINIAFYEKLGWEGYMALEETIELIKNETNLPVILDAKRGDIGNTARAYAKAYFDRLGVDSVTVNPYMGRDAIIPFLEKGHAFILLLTSNESIGDVELHVYPRVLELAKELEKSYPERVGIVVGATRKDHISKISNASGDLSWLIPGIGAQGGDPEVLKELKRRDVVVNVSRAIIFAENVRKKAAEFRELLARQYFD, from the coding sequence ATGTTTATTAAGAAGTATAGAAAAGCGAGGGACAAGAACTCGTCAATTTTGGTAGTTGGTCTTGACAGCGACCCCGGAAAAATCAAGGGGTCTAAAAGTGTGGTGGAGTTCAACGAACACATTATAAAAGAAACGGCTGACTTGGTATGCGGGTACAAGATAAACATTGCATTCTACGAAAAGCTCGGATGGGAGGGATACATGGCACTTGAAGAGACAATAGAGCTCATAAAAAACGAGACAAACCTGCCAGTAATACTGGACGCCAAAAGAGGCGATATCGGGAACACTGCAAGGGCTTATGCTAAAGCCTATTTCGATAGACTGGGTGTTGATTCAGTAACCGTCAATCCATACATGGGGAGAGACGCCATAATACCGTTTTTGGAGAAGGGACATGCTTTTATTCTGCTCTTGACTAGCAACGAATCGATAGGGGATGTAGAGCTCCACGTCTATCCAAGAGTTCTCGAACTTGCAAAAGAGCTTGAAAAAAGCTATCCAGAAAGGGTTGGCATAGTGGTGGGTGCAACAAGAAAAGACCATATAAGCAAAATTTCTAATGCGAGTGGAGATCTTTCATGGCTGATTCCCGGTATTGGAGCACAGGGAGGAGATCCAGAAGTTCTCAAAGAACTGAAGAGAAGAGATGTCGTGGTTAACGTTTCAAGAGCCATCATATTTGCAGAGAACGTGAGAAAGAAAGCAGCGGAGTTCAGAGAGCTGCTGGCAAGGCAGTATTTCGATTAG